From Pempheris klunzingeri isolate RE-2024b chromosome 18, fPemKlu1.hap1, whole genome shotgun sequence, a single genomic window includes:
- the ppp4r4 gene encoding serine/threonine-protein phosphatase 4 regulatory subunit 4, producing the protein MFPGSRMTGGPASLLYGPLEDLHELAFIERPIRRSLKTAEEIDQLTVDEDLNDIERAVYLLSVGQEVQRASVISNLPSLVRQNPAETFRRVVPKVREVLNGAGAEIQLAAAASFLTILQDDIILIHTHTYSILKTVLLHLNHRDTVVSGAWLETLLSAINALPKETIKQEVLNPLLYQTQLSHCLQTRLSSCRILGKVASKFDPHTVKKELLPLARSLCRDVEFEVRACMCRQLESIARATGLDDTRTELLPELVALAQDEEGSVRLAAFDTIINLMEMMDSDDRIHVVVPLVMAVCEVSSQVDETVVASLSFQFGKLCSGLTGSLSDEQKGVLLQRFKVLCAAGLQTEGNQDDSNNKSTLIRCNCCYNLPAMVVFVDPTHFLSELYVSFSGLCCDPEVSVRRSAAASFHQVVKLLGSNVQLVHRELLVLLQDDALEVLDTLMNHLEETLEVVLSRGENLTLDKFPDLLSALLLAEQKVGCSLRWRLHEKLLQRYSCLARLLPGELLHQSFSPRIFIILTTNKVLPVQREAARTFCTFLRYNRKQEQRQEMMERLIQDLAQGRSYWHRLRFLDVCETATEIFSRKYFNKYFLVPALEMVHDPVANVRYKLCQLLPRLRSSLRLPADKQLLQKLEFCVQKLLCREKDKDVVATIRQTVLELDKLDLTEPFQKRQEMDVLDQKKEKEEALLLEMEQLERQQSDGKLNAEKHAERKRRDSKTSLSATKSMSVSSSGTPLSSSGKEIRKAKLSRSRSLSSQPTTSKSANSDRPQKVKELSSATGPGKSMNSMLSSKDDSLRTAHFTMATQSTTSMPVLICSNTTSLLDRGSTLDHRTSTLDQREHRTNTLDQREHRTSTLDQRSKTMDRGCGVKDSQSRKLSIKRKSNSFSVQSGRD; encoded by the exons ATGTTCCCCGGCAGCAGGATGACCGGGGGCCCGGCCAGCCTGCTCTACGGACCGCTGGAAGACCTGCACGAGCTCGCCTTCATCGAGAGGCCGATCCGACGGAGTCTCAag aCCGCGGAGGAGATCGATCAGCTGACTGTGGATGAAGATCTGAACGACATTGAGAGAGCCGTCTACCTGCTCAG CGTCGGGCAGGAGGTCCAGAGGGCGAGTGTCATCAGCAACCTGCCCAGCCTCGTCCGCCAGAATCCAGCAGAGACATTTCGCAGGGTAGTACCCAAAGTCCGG gaggtCCTGAATGGAGCTGGAGCAGAAATccagctggcagcagcagcgtcGTTTCTGACCATCCTACAGGACGACATCATCCTGATCCACACCCACACCTACTCCATCTTGAAGACTGTCCTGCTGCACCTGAACCACAGGGACACAG TTGTCAGTGGCGCATGGTTGGAGACTTTATTGTCGGCCATCAACGCTCTGCCCAAGGAGACTATCAAACAGGAG gtGCTGAACCCTCTCCTATATCAAACTCAGCTGTCTCACTGTCTTCAGACTCGTCTGTCCAGCTGTCGGATTTTAGGGAAGGTGGCCTCCAAGTTCGACCCCCACAC AGTGAAGAAGGAGCTGCTGCCATTGGCTCGCTCATTGTGTCGGGACGTGGAGTTTGAGGTCCGTGCCTGTATGTGCCGTCAGCTAGAGAGCATCGCCAGGGCGACCGG GTTGGACGACACCAGGACGGAGCTGCTTCCTGAACTGGTGGCGCTCGCACAAGACGAGGAGGGCAGTGTCCGCCTTGCCGCCTTCGACACCATCATCAACCTGATGGAGATGATGGACAGCG ATGACAGAATCCACGTTGTGGTTCCCCTGGTGATGGCGGTGTGCGAGGTGTCGTCGCAGGTAGACGAGACTGTCGTGGCGTCTTTGTCGTTCCAGTTTGGGAAACTGTGCAGTGGACTGACAG GCTCTCTGTCAGACGAGCAGAAGGGAGTCCTGCTGCAGAGGTTTAAGGTGCTCTGCGCCGCCGGCCTACAGACTGAAGGAAACCAGGACGACAGCAACAACAAGTCCACACTCATCCGCTGTAACTGCTGCTACAACCTGccg GCCATGGTGGTATTTGTGGACCCGACTCACTTCTTGTCAGAGCTCTACGTGTCTttctctggtctctgctgcGACCCGGAGGTCAGCGTCCGACGCAGCGCTGCAGCCAGCTTCCACCAG GTGGTGAAGCTGCTGGGTTCAAACGTCCAGCTGgtccacagagagctgctggttctgctgcagGACGACGCCCTGGAG GTGTTGGACACACTAATGAATCACCTGGAAGAAACGTTGGAGGTGGTCCTTTCCAGGGGAGAGAACCTCACGCTGGACAAG TTCCCGGACCTGCTGTCGGCCCTGCTGTTGGCTGAGCAGAAGGTTGGATGTTCTCTGCGCTGGCGGCTGCATGAGAAGCTGTTGCAGCGCTACAGCTGCCTGGCCAGACTGCTGCCTGGAGAGCTGCTGCACCAGAGCTTCTCCCCCcgcatcttcatcatcctcaccacCAAC AAGGTGTTGCCCGTCCAGAGGGAAGCGGCGCGGACCTTCTGCACCTTCCTGCGTTACAACCGCAAACAGGAGCAGCGCCAGGAGATGATGGAGCGGCTCATCCAAG ATCTGGCTCAGGGGCGGAGCTACTGGCACCGCCTCAGGTTCCTCGATGTTTGTGAAACAGCCACTGAGATTTTCTCCAGGAAATACTTCAACAAGTATTTCCTGGTCCCAGCACTGGAGATGGTCCACGACCCCGTTGCCAACGTCAG GTATAAGCTGTGTCAGCTGCTGCCCAGACTGCGTTCGTCACTCCGCCTGCCGGctgacaaacagctgctgcagaagcTCGAATTTTGCGTCCAAAAGCtcctctgcagagagaaagacaaggacGTGGTGGCCACCATCCGCCAG aCCGTGCTGGAACTGGACAAACTGGATCTAACGGAGCCT TTCCAGAAGCGGCAGGAGATGGACGTCCTGGAccagaagaaggagaaggaggaggctctgctgctggagatg GAGCAGCTGGAGCGCCAGCAGAGCGACGGGAAGCTGAACGCTGAAAAACATGCTGAGAGAAAAC GAAGAGACAGTAAAACCAGTCTGTCTGCAACCAAGTCCATGTCCGTGTCCTCATCCGgcactcctctgtcctcctccg GTAAAGAGATTAGGAAGGCGAAGCTGTCACGGAGTCGATCCCTCAGCAGTCAGCCGACGACGTCCAAATCTGCAAACTCAGACAGACCTCA GAAAGTGAAAGAGCTGAGCAGTGCGACAGGACCCGGGAAGTCCATGAACTCCATGTTATCGAGCAAAG ATGACTCCTTGAGGACTGCCCACTTCACTATGGCGACCCAGTCTACTACCTCCATGCCAGTCTTGATCTGCAGCAACACAACCAGCCTCCTGGATAGGGGCAGTACACTGGACCACAGGACCAGTACCCTGGACCAGAGAGAACACAGGACCAATACCCTGGACCAGAGAGAACACAGGACCAGTACCCTGGACCAGCGCAGTAAAACAATGGATCGGGGGTGCGGTGTGAAGGACAGCCAGTCCAGGAAGCTGTCAAT aaagaggaagtcAAACTCTTTCAGCGTCCAGTCGGGACGTGACTGA
- the LOC139217789 gene encoding uncharacterized protein isoform X2 produces the protein MVQTEKVPEFQPRSLYNPPQTSKLHLVQKPAAWYSPSHIGSREKTLPDTQKSVSTEPMSTRLSRVNENLQRSGSIERRNIETVKSRLKSIRVKPPSKFLSSGHHVSLRPVLLQVDSQTSNPSLYAQYETGPAAASAHGNRWSQQLPEHRLDRRVRVKPDRPAVIRLNGQPPEQQQLVHPEQQGQKLKLVHSVSETGNYDRPESAFAHRNVLQPSGLPHVRVRLVSSLSGRLQTHNERKLQNLNPSAGGTGYTGSHTGTDGSGGSSSDLRIHSRSACSQSGASVHQGIVRGKRTS, from the exons ATGGTCCAAACAGAAAAGGTACCAGAGTTCCAGCCTCGAAGTCTGTACAATCCTCCTCAAACCTCTAAGCTTCACCTGGTCCAGAAACCAGCAGCTTGGTACAGCCCAAGCCACATTGGCAGCAGGGAAAAGACTCTCCCTGATACACAGAAGTCAGTCAGCACTGAACCAATGTCTACCAGACTCAGCCGAGTCAACGAGAACCTGCAGAGATCAGGGTCCATTGAACGGAGAAACATTGAGACTGTTAAGTCCAGGCTGAAGAGCATCCGAGTCAAACCTCCAAGCAAATTCCTGTCTTCTGGACATCATGTCAGCCTTAGACCTGTTCTCCTGCAGGTAGATTCCCAAACATCTAATCCCTCCCTGTATGCCCAGTACGAAACTGGTCCAGCAGCTGCCAGCGCTCATGGGAACCGCTGGTCTCAACAGCTTCCTGAACACAGACTGGACCGTAGAGTTCGAGTCAAACCAGACAGACCTGCAGTGATCCGCCTCAACGGTCAGCCCCCAGAACAGCAGCAACTGGTCCATCCAGAGCAGCAGGGACAAAAGCTGAAGCTGGTCCACTCAGTGTCCGAAACAGGAAACTATGACAGACCAGAATCTGCTTTTGCTCACAGAAACGTCCTTCAACCCTCAG GACTGCCTCACGTCAGGGTCAGACTGGTCTCCAGTCTCTCGGGTAGACTCCAAACCCATAATGAACGCAAACTGCAGAACCTGAATCCCAGTGCAGGGGGAACTGGGTATACTGGTTCCCACACAGGTACTGATGGTTCTGGTGGGTCTAGCTCGGACCTGAGGATCCACAGCAGGTCTGCCTGCAGCCAGTCTGGAGCCAGTGTTCATCAGGGCATCGTGAGAG GTAAACGGACCAGCTGA
- the xrcc3 gene encoding DNA repair protein XRCC3 gives MDWDQLELNPRITTAVRRAKLQSVREVLCVSGPDLQRLTGLSHSDVQQLLTAAATVCRRHGPIPALLLHRGESGVALSVGCPVLDELLRGGLSVVGVTELSGESGAGKTQLALQLCLSVQYPTQHGGLNSGAVYICTEDLFPVRRLQQLIGQQHVLRSDVCPSLISRLQFSDHIYIEHAADVESLQVCVSRRVPLLLARRVVRLVVVDSVAALFRSEFQAADWLERNRQLLTFSSTLHHLSQEFTTPVLCINQVSDVFSSSDDSLGPLSSSVSPALGLAWANQVMVRLMMRRLLGTVARGDQCSACRRLEVVFAPHLARDGRDAGVWREGVRGIPL, from the exons ATGGACTGGGATCAGCTGGAGCTCAACCCGAGGATCACAACAGCCGTGAGGAGAG CTAAACTCCAGTCTGTCAGGGAGgtgctgtgtgtctctggtCCCGACCTGCAGAGACTCACCGGTCTGTCCCACTCAGACGTCCAGCAGCTGCTCACTGCCGCCGCCACCGTCTGCCGACGCCACGGTCCGATCCCAG CCCTGCTGCTCCATCGGGGAGAGTCTGGCGTCGCGCTCAGCGTCGGGTGTCCTGTGCTGGATGAGCTGCTGAGGGGGGGTCTGTCTGTGGTGGGCGTCACTGAGCTGTCAGGAGAGAGCGGAGCGGGCAAGACTCAGCtggctctgcagctctgtctgtctgtacagtaCCCAACACAACACGGGGGACTGAACTCAG GAGCTGTCTATATCTGTACGGAGGACTTGTTTCCTGTCAGACGTCTCCAGCAGCTGATTGGACAACAGCATGTCCTTCGCTCTGACGTCTGTCCCTCCCTGATCAGCAGACTCCAGTTCAGCGACCACATTTACATCGAACACGCTGCTGACGTG GAGTccctccaggtgtgtgtgtcccgcCGGGTGCCCCTCCTGCTGGCCCGTCGTGTGGTCCGACTCGTGGTCGTGGACTCGGTGGCGGCTCTGTTCAGGTCTGAGTTCcaggctgctgattggctggagagGAACAGACAGTTGCTCACCTTCTCCTCCACACTGCACCACCTGAGCCAGGAGTTCACCACACCTGTCCTCTGTATCaaccag gtgtCGGATGTTTTCAGCAGCTCAGACGACAGTTTGGG CCCTCTGTCCTCCAGCGTGTCTCCTGCTCTGGGGTTGGCCTGGGCCAATCAGGTGATGGTTCGGCTGATGATGCGGCGTCTCCTGGGGACAGTTGCCCGTGGTGACCAGTGCAGCGCCTGCCGCAGGTTGGAGGTGGTGTTCGCTCCTCACCTGGCCCGAGATGGGAGAGATGCCGGCGTCTGGAGGGAGGGGGTCCGAGGAATCCCCCTAtga
- the serpina10a gene encoding serpin peptidase inhibitor, clade A (alpha-1 antiproteinase, antitrypsin), member 10a — protein MTPSIPLSLVGLLLVSLASSETVDPAMKDLTNRNADFAARLYRAVASRTDDNIFLSVFTLSTGLTALLSATSGPTQDQLLQGLSLTGLDPQTLPDLFQSLRTVILRGTDNLRQGVAVLPAQRFQVSPSYLDLVQTKFGGKAQSLDYTAPQDAIDTINRWAQEQTGDKVHELATKLDPQTQLLLATTAHYQTRFSPSFNSSFTQDDRFFVDRYHVIMVPMMFRADKHFLAYDSSVKVGVLKLPMSGGAAMLVVLPDEGVDVTAVEEEVTAEKIQAWIAQLKKTKLEVQLPRFLLERSYSLRDALQVLNITQVFLDDADITSMGGAKGPKLTQVYHKSVVSVDESTDDMTTGGGVSTFSSLPPRLTINRPFIFVIYQQTTGGVLFMGRITDPTRK, from the exons ATGACTCCGTCCATCCCTCTCTCGTTGGTCGGCCTCCTCCTAGTCAGTCTGGCGTCCTCGGAGACTGTAGACCCTGCCATGAAGGACCTGACCAATAGGAACGCAGACTTCGCCGCCCGGCTGTACCGAGCCGTCGCCAGCCGCACTGACGACAACATCTTCCTGTCAGTGTTCACGTTGTCCACTGGACTGACGGCGCTGCTGAGCGCCACCAGCGGGCCGACCCAGgaccagctgctgcagggacTCAGCCTGACCGGCCTGGACCCCCAGACCCTACCAG ATCTGTTTCAGAGTCTGAGGACCGTCATCCTGCGGGGGACCGACAACCTGCGTCAGGGCGTGGCCGTCCTTCCAGCACAGAGGTTTCAGGTGTCGCCGTCTTACCTGGATCTGGTTCAGACCAAGTTTGGGGGCAAGGCTCAGAGTCTGGACTACACGGCGCCGCAGGACGCCATCGACACCATCAACCGCTGGGCGCAGGAGCAGACCGGAGACAAAGTCCACGAGCTGGCCACCAAGCTAGACCCCCAAACCCAGTTGCTGCTCGCCACCACGGCCCACTACCAGA CCCGCTTCAGCCCGTCCTTTAACTCCTCCTTCACGCAGGACGACCGTTTCTTCGTGGACCGCTATCACGTCATCATGGTTCCCATGATGTTCCGGGCTGATAAGCACTTCCTGGCGTACGACAGCTCGGTGAAGGTCGGCGTGCTGAAGCTGCCAATGTCGGGCGGAGCAGCCATGTTGGTTGTGCTGCCTGACGAAGGTGTGGACGTGACCGCCGTCGAAGAGGAAGTGACGGCGGAGAAGATCCAGGCCTGGATCGCACAGCTGAAGAAGAC gaagttggaGGTGCAGCTGCCTCGCTTCCTGCTGGAGCGTTCCTACTCGCTGCGTGACGCCCTGCAGGTGCTCAACATCACTCAAGTGTTTCTGGATGACGCTGACATCACCAGCATGGGTGGAGCTAAAGGACCTAAGCTGACACAG GTTTATCATAAATCTGTCGTGTCAGTGGATGAGAGCACTGATGACATGACCACAGGAGGCGGAGTCAGcaccttctcttctcttcctcctcggCTGACCATTAACAGGCCCTTCATCTTCGTCATCTACCAGCAGACAACTGGTGGTGTGCTGTTCATGGGCCGAATCACCGACCCCACCaggaaataa
- the LOC139217980 gene encoding ankyrin repeat and SOCS box protein 2-like gives MSHMKPGDGSCFNPEEPDSNRGLEFRSNMAVCEVDDYSVYSQLSDEELLQAAAERSLTDKHLPPNSDSSTASSSAPPTPAVPAQTNPNPRQRRPNRHLQYVPPSHPPCSEPPHIPNCANPPTSLFQFLYKGLKREFSPLQSLIMNGDVESLVDLVRQKSSSLMESNNEGWIALHEAAYYGQLQCVSVLVSAHPDSVNRGTLKNQTALLLAACRGNISCVAFLLKHGADPNIANTDRETPLYTASEHPNEAIVTLLLRFGAQVNRSCIQGTSALHEACRHGQPELCSVLLEAGADLQTRNIYGISPFFTAAQHGHVEVLHLLAKRGADINGQAVDGASPLFEACKNGHVSAVDALLSLKADPNRSMKSGLLPLHVAVQNNHSRIVSMLIPVTSRVRVRHSGISPLHIAAEKDRDDIMELLIESGLDVNAKLSKGRSRMYEDRRCTALYFSVYNGNLEATEMLLQAGANPNLDVFNPLLIAVRLGWMDMATLLLRYGADVNAQVSTQLSSFPSSILLSMESVPMLKLMLDNGCDARPCFHCPYGQKQHPAITPSRRPVEEMQNSSDAPTQHNIQFCEAVSSPALERISGPIISMLLDYVSHVHLCSRLLEVLGSRSDWMLIKLKACPPHPLMQLCRLKIRHLVGVQRLKLLHTLLLPVRLTRFLQYNVSPGLTCPR, from the exons ATGTCTCACATGAAGCCTGGAGACGGTTCCTGCTTTAACCCCGAAGAGCCCGACTCAAACAGAGGACTGGAGTTTAG ATCCAACATGGCCGTCTGCGAGGTGGATGACTACAGTGTGTACAGTCAGCTGTCTGATGAGGAGCTGCTACAGGCGGCTGCAGAGAGAAGCCTCACTGACAAACACCTTCCTCCCAACTCTGATAGCAGCACAGCCTCATCCTcagcaccccccacccctgctGTACCCGCTCAGACAAACCCAAACCCCAGACAAAGACGTCCCAACAGACACCTACAGTATGTCCCACCATCCCACCCCCCATGTTCAGAGCCCCCCCATATCCCAAACTGTGCAAACCCACCAACAAGCCTGTTCCAGTTCCTCTACAAAGGCCTCAAAAG aGAGTTCAGTCCTCTGCAGTCTCTGATTATGAATGGAGATGTGGAGTCGTTGGTGGATTTGGTGAGACAGAAGTCCAGCAGTCTGATGGAGTCGAACAATGAAGGCTGGATCGCTCTTCATGAAGCTGCCTATTATGgacagctgcagtgtgtcagtgtcCTTGTCAGTG CTCATCCCGACTCAGTGAACAGAGGCACTTTAAAGAATCAGACcgctctgctgctggctgcttgTCGAGGAAACATTTCCTGTGTTGCCTTTCTCCTGAAGCATGGAGCCGACCCAAACATTGCCAACACGGACCGAGAAACGCCCCTGTACACAG CCAGTGAGCATCCGAATGAAGCCATTGTGACTTTGCTGCTGAGGTTTGGCGCTCAGGTGAATCGCTCCTGCATTCAGGGAACCAGTGCGCTTCATGAAGCCTGCAGACATGGACAGCCAGAGCTTTGCAGCGTATTACTGGAAGCTGGAGCTGATCTACAGACCAGAAACATCTACGGCATCAGTCCGTTCTTCACTGCCGCACAACACGGACACGTTGAAGTCCTCCACCTGCTCGCCAAGAGAG GTGCAGATATAAATGGGCAGGCAGTCGACGGAGCCTCGCCACTGTTCGAAGCCTGTAAGAACGGTCACGTTTCTGCTGTGGACGCGCTGCTCTCTCTGAAAGCTGACCCTAACCGATCCATGAAGTCTGGCCTGTTGCCTCTTCACGTGGCTGTTCAGAACAATCATTCACG GATCGTGTCGATGCTGATCCCGGTGACCAGcagggtcagagtccggcacAGTGGCATCAGTCCCCTACACATCGCTGCAGAGAAGGACAGGGATGACATCATGGAGCTGCTAATCGAATCTGGCTTAGATGTCAATGCCAAGCTGTCCAAGGGACGCTCCAGGATGTACGAGGACCGGAGGTGCACGGCGCTCTACTTCTCTGTTTACAATGGGAACCTGGAGGCCACCGAGATGCTGCTGCAGGCCGGCGCTAACCCCAACCTGGACGTCTTCAACCCACTGCTCATCGCCGTCCGTCTTGGCTGGATGGACATGGCGACACTGCTGCTACGGTATGGCGCAGACGTCAATGCTCAGGTCTCCACCCAGTTGTCCTCGTTTCCGTCCTCCATCCTGCTCAGTATGGAGTCTGTGCCCATGCTCAAACTGATGCTGGACAACGGCTGTGACGCCCGGCCCTGCTTCCACTGTCCATATGGCCAAAAACAACATCCGGCCATCACGCCATCACGACGTCCCGTTGAAGAAATGCAGAACAGCAGTGATGCACCAACACAGCACAACATTCAG TTCTGCGAGGCCGTCTCCAGCCCGGCGTTAGAACGTATAAGCGGCCCCATTATCTCAATGCTGCTGGACTACGTCAGTCACGTCCATCTTTGTTCCCGACTGCTGGAGGTTCTGGGGAGTCGCAGCGACTGGATGCTGATCAAATTGAAAGCTT
- the LOC139217789 gene encoding uncharacterized protein isoform X1 — MVQTEKVPEFQPRSLYNPPQTSKLHLVQKPAAWYSPSHIGSREKTLPDTQKSVSTEPMSTRLSRVNENLQRSGSIERRNIETVKSRLKSIRVKPPSKFLSSGHHVSLRPVLLQVDSQTSNPSLYAQYETGPAAASAHGNRWSQQLPEHRLDRRVRVKPDRPAVIRLNGQPPEQQQLVHPEQQGQKLKLVHSVSETGNYDRPESAFAHRNVLQPSGLPHVRVRLVSSLSGRLQTHNERKLQNLNPSAGGTGYTGSHTGTDGSGGSSSDLRIHSRSACSQSGASVHQGIVRGMAQPLSSCS; from the exons ATGGTCCAAACAGAAAAGGTACCAGAGTTCCAGCCTCGAAGTCTGTACAATCCTCCTCAAACCTCTAAGCTTCACCTGGTCCAGAAACCAGCAGCTTGGTACAGCCCAAGCCACATTGGCAGCAGGGAAAAGACTCTCCCTGATACACAGAAGTCAGTCAGCACTGAACCAATGTCTACCAGACTCAGCCGAGTCAACGAGAACCTGCAGAGATCAGGGTCCATTGAACGGAGAAACATTGAGACTGTTAAGTCCAGGCTGAAGAGCATCCGAGTCAAACCTCCAAGCAAATTCCTGTCTTCTGGACATCATGTCAGCCTTAGACCTGTTCTCCTGCAGGTAGATTCCCAAACATCTAATCCCTCCCTGTATGCCCAGTACGAAACTGGTCCAGCAGCTGCCAGCGCTCATGGGAACCGCTGGTCTCAACAGCTTCCTGAACACAGACTGGACCGTAGAGTTCGAGTCAAACCAGACAGACCTGCAGTGATCCGCCTCAACGGTCAGCCCCCAGAACAGCAGCAACTGGTCCATCCAGAGCAGCAGGGACAAAAGCTGAAGCTGGTCCACTCAGTGTCCGAAACAGGAAACTATGACAGACCAGAATCTGCTTTTGCTCACAGAAACGTCCTTCAACCCTCAG GACTGCCTCACGTCAGGGTCAGACTGGTCTCCAGTCTCTCGGGTAGACTCCAAACCCATAATGAACGCAAACTGCAGAACCTGAATCCCAGTGCAGGGGGAACTGGGTATACTGGTTCCCACACAGGTACTGATGGTTCTGGTGGGTCTAGCTCGGACCTGAGGATCCACAGCAGGTCTGCCTGCAGCCAGTCTGGAGCCAGTGTTCATCAGGGCATCGTGAGAGGTATGGCTCAACCTTTGAGCTCATGTTCATGA